A single genomic interval of Nocardioides nitrophenolicus harbors:
- a CDS encoding ABC transporter permease, giving the protein MPRRDRLRLPAVLGRILQDRRGKLCVAFLVFMALVMVAAPLLAPYHPNQQSPDALLGPFTSGHILGTDDLGRDVLSRLIYGSRVSVTAAVIALASALVVGFPMGLASGYLGGWVDAALMRLADTLLSFPGLIFAIAIAAVMGPSLLNSMVAIGIVFSPTVARLIRAQLMSLKSEPYMDAARTFGSTDRHLIVRHAIPNSIQPLLVQSSILLARGLIAEGSLSFLGLGAQLPTASWGSMLSRAYAFIREEPVQMVVPGLAIVLTALAFTVLGDVVQTALDPKRRRSRRATPAARRPAETAS; this is encoded by the coding sequence ATGCCTCGTCGAGACAGGCTGCGTCTTCCCGCGGTGCTGGGCCGGATTCTCCAGGACCGGCGCGGCAAGCTCTGCGTCGCGTTCCTGGTGTTCATGGCCTTGGTGATGGTGGCCGCACCCCTCCTCGCGCCGTACCACCCGAACCAGCAGAGTCCGGACGCCCTGCTGGGTCCGTTCACCTCCGGTCACATCCTGGGGACCGACGACCTCGGCCGCGACGTGCTGAGCCGCCTCATCTACGGATCGCGGGTGTCCGTCACGGCAGCTGTGATCGCGCTGGCGTCGGCGCTCGTCGTCGGCTTCCCCATGGGCCTCGCCTCGGGATATCTGGGCGGCTGGGTCGATGCCGCGCTGATGAGGCTGGCGGACACCCTGCTGTCCTTCCCCGGTCTCATCTTCGCGATCGCCATCGCGGCTGTGATGGGGCCGAGCCTGCTGAACTCCATGGTCGCGATCGGCATCGTGTTCTCGCCGACGGTCGCCCGCCTGATCCGGGCGCAGCTGATGAGCCTGAAGAGCGAGCCGTACATGGACGCCGCGCGCACCTTCGGCAGCACCGACCGCCATCTGATCGTGCGCCACGCGATCCCCAACTCGATCCAGCCGCTGCTGGTCCAGTCGTCGATCCTGCTGGCTCGCGGCCTCATCGCCGAGGGCAGCCTGAGCTTCCTCGGCCTGGGGGCCCAGCTCCCCACGGCCAGCTGGGGCTCGATGCTCTCCCGGGCGTACGCCTTCATCAGGGAGGAGCCCGTGCAGATGGTGGTTCCAGGACTGGCGATCGTGCTGACCGCGCTCGCCTTCACCGTCCTCGGCGATGTCGTCCAGACCGCGCTCGACCCGAAGCGGCGCCGCTCCCGCCGAGCGACCCCGGCCGCACGACGACCCGCCGAGACGGCCAGCTGA
- a CDS encoding ABC transporter permease: protein MTTPQITVALPRGSATRRAALARATSIGRGIALRLVQIVPTLLLASIIIFGLQALIPGDVATAMAGDDASPETISALREQLGLNDPIYVQFWHWFGNVLQGDLGTSAVSGISVNQIMAERLPVTLTITAASMIVMAVVGVPLGVLAALRRNSRIDGFVTGLSTLGLAIPSFWLGMMLILAFSISLAWFPATGYVSPFDDPVAGLKSIALPALALGAAGAAEACQQTRSAMIEVLESDAMRTHRAKGLSTVSIVFKHALKNAGIPIVTIMGLRLSEVIGGSVVVETLFALPGLGSAVMLAITQRDYIVVQAVVLVTVLLVMATNLLVDLVYLVVDPRMSSGKR from the coding sequence ATGACCACCCCACAGATCACGGTGGCGCTGCCTCGGGGCAGCGCCACCCGGCGGGCCGCGTTGGCGCGGGCCACGAGCATCGGCCGCGGCATCGCACTGCGCCTCGTCCAGATCGTGCCGACCTTGCTCCTGGCGAGCATCATCATCTTCGGGCTCCAGGCGCTCATCCCCGGTGACGTGGCGACGGCGATGGCCGGCGACGACGCCTCACCCGAGACGATCTCCGCGCTGCGTGAGCAGCTCGGGCTCAACGACCCGATCTACGTCCAGTTCTGGCACTGGTTCGGCAACGTGCTGCAGGGCGATCTCGGGACCTCCGCCGTCAGCGGCATCTCGGTGAACCAGATCATGGCCGAGCGGCTTCCCGTCACGCTCACCATCACGGCGGCGTCGATGATCGTGATGGCGGTGGTCGGCGTTCCTCTGGGCGTGCTGGCGGCCCTGCGCAGGAACAGCCGGATCGACGGCTTCGTCACCGGTCTGTCCACCCTGGGACTCGCGATCCCCAGCTTCTGGCTCGGCATGATGCTGATCCTCGCCTTCTCGATCAGCCTGGCCTGGTTCCCCGCGACCGGCTACGTCTCGCCCTTCGACGATCCCGTCGCCGGGCTGAAGTCGATCGCCCTGCCCGCGTTGGCCCTGGGCGCGGCGGGCGCCGCCGAGGCCTGCCAGCAGACCCGGAGCGCGATGATCGAGGTGCTCGAGTCGGATGCCATGCGCACCCACCGCGCGAAGGGGCTCTCGACCGTGTCGATCGTGTTCAAGCACGCGTTGAAGAACGCCGGCATCCCCATCGTGACCATCATGGGCCTGCGCCTGAGCGAGGTGATCGGCGGATCCGTCGTGGTGGAGACGCTGTTCGCGCTGCCCGGGCTCGGCTCCGCGGTGATGCTCGCCATCACCCAGCGTGACTACATCGTGGTCCAGGCGGTGGTCCTCGTCACCGTGCTCCTCGTCATGGCGACCAACCTCCTCGTCGACCTGGTGTATCTGGTCGTCGACCCACGCATGTCCTCCGGAAAGCGGTGA
- a CDS encoding ABC transporter substrate-binding protein: MFKRARKGTVAAAAAVALVGALAACGSDGDSGGSDASVLRIAWENPGSLDPVKSISGADLPVQYTIYDALLDYDPETLELKPALAESWEFTTPTTLDLTLRDDVKFQDGTDFDAEAVKFNIERSQQEGSTSAAELKGVVGVEVVDTHEVVLDLDKPNAELLATLAGKPGLMVSPKAAQADTLGEHPVGAGPFEFVSARNGAEIVVKKYDGYWNSDLKRADRIEFKIMALGATPVNALLTGQVDLIFKPPFQDLKTIKADSRFQVSEPLTMQSDRIYINAKLAPFDDVRVRQALNYAVDRDALLKTIYGGTGETAWTIFSSNHWADNADIVPDQTHDVAKAKQLLAEAGHAGGIKVKMITRNDPVASRMAEVLQAQLAEAGIDLELVPLDKSEATTKFIEEQKVPLSLSAASGRVGAADTLTAYYGADAYLNAGKYDIPGLQAALDGARASDDRDAQLPYLLEAQRLIADAAIGVELVHPPYAAAMTKEVKGYTPSIVTIPKFATIYREQ, translated from the coding sequence ATGTTCAAGCGAGCAAGGAAGGGCACGGTCGCGGCTGCGGCTGCCGTCGCCCTCGTCGGCGCCCTCGCTGCCTGTGGCAGTGACGGCGACAGCGGTGGATCGGACGCCAGTGTGTTGAGGATCGCCTGGGAGAACCCAGGCTCCCTCGACCCGGTCAAGTCGATCTCCGGCGCCGACCTTCCCGTGCAGTACACGATCTACGACGCGCTTCTCGACTACGACCCCGAGACACTCGAGCTGAAGCCGGCTCTCGCCGAGTCCTGGGAGTTCACCACGCCCACGACCCTGGACCTGACGCTCCGCGACGACGTGAAGTTCCAGGACGGCACGGACTTCGACGCCGAAGCGGTCAAGTTCAACATCGAGCGCTCCCAGCAGGAGGGCTCGACCTCGGCCGCGGAGCTCAAGGGCGTTGTCGGCGTCGAGGTCGTCGACACCCACGAGGTGGTGCTCGACCTCGACAAGCCCAATGCGGAGCTGCTGGCCACCCTGGCCGGCAAGCCCGGCCTGATGGTCTCGCCGAAGGCGGCACAGGCCGACACCCTCGGTGAGCACCCGGTCGGCGCCGGACCGTTCGAGTTCGTCTCGGCCCGCAATGGCGCGGAGATCGTCGTGAAGAAGTACGACGGCTACTGGAACTCGGACCTGAAGCGGGCCGACCGCATCGAATTCAAGATCATGGCGCTCGGGGCCACGCCCGTGAACGCCCTGCTCACCGGCCAGGTCGACCTCATCTTCAAGCCTCCCTTCCAGGACCTGAAGACGATCAAGGCGGACTCGCGTTTCCAGGTTTCCGAGCCGCTGACCATGCAGTCGGACCGGATCTACATCAACGCCAAGCTGGCGCCCTTCGACGACGTTCGGGTGCGCCAGGCGCTCAACTACGCCGTAGATCGCGATGCTCTCCTGAAGACGATCTACGGCGGTACCGGAGAGACCGCATGGACGATCTTCTCCAGCAACCACTGGGCCGACAACGCCGACATCGTCCCCGACCAGACCCACGACGTCGCCAAGGCGAAGCAGTTGCTGGCCGAGGCCGGACACGCGGGTGGGATCAAGGTCAAGATGATCACGCGCAATGACCCGGTCGCCTCCCGGATGGCGGAGGTGCTGCAGGCTCAGCTCGCCGAGGCGGGCATCGACCTCGAGCTGGTTCCTCTCGACAAGTCCGAGGCCACGACGAAGTTCATCGAGGAGCAGAAGGTCCCACTCAGCCTTTCGGCCGCCTCGGGTCGCGTCGGTGCCGCGGACACGTTGACGGCTTACTACGGGGCGGATGCCTACCTGAACGCCGGCAAGTACGACATCCCCGGGCTGCAGGCCGCACTCGACGGTGCTCGTGCGAGCGACGACCGCGACGCGCAGCTTCCCTACCTGCTCGAGGCGCAGCGGCTGATCGCCGATGCCGCGATCGGCGTCGAGCTCGTGCATCCGCCGTACGCCGCCGCGATGACCAAGGAAGTCAAGGGATACACGCCCAGCATCGTCACCATCCCGAAGTTCGCGACGATCTACCGCGAGCAGTAG
- a CDS encoding ABC transporter ATP-binding protein, with product MRDETSPALVVQDLEVQYKPRGGGQPIRAVDGVSFTLNRGETLGLIGESGSGKTSLARALMQLVPVSRGHARVGGTDFATLKGAALRAARPKLQMVFQDPTASLDPRMRIGDSIAEPLVVQRRGSRADQRERLATALSLVGLHPDHAERYPHELSGGQKQRAGIARALILEPEVIICDEAVSALDVALQAEILELLKRLQRELGLSYLFITHDLGVVANVADRVAVMYLGRLAELADVGSLIDRPRHPYSEALISAQPRFVPEPGWERIVLNGDLPSPADPPSGCRFRTRCRYVVERCAAEEPPLRELSSGQSAACHLGGELHLQGLKGNGTAATHGSEEPPHHHVAPTFGIAPQKG from the coding sequence ATGCGTGACGAGACCAGCCCCGCGCTCGTCGTCCAGGATCTCGAGGTCCAGTACAAGCCGCGTGGCGGCGGGCAGCCGATCCGGGCCGTCGACGGCGTCTCCTTCACGCTCAACCGTGGGGAGACCCTGGGCCTGATCGGTGAGTCCGGATCCGGCAAGACCAGCCTGGCGCGGGCGCTGATGCAGCTCGTCCCGGTCTCCCGCGGCCATGCGAGGGTGGGCGGCACCGACTTCGCGACCCTCAAGGGCGCGGCCCTGCGCGCCGCGCGGCCCAAGCTGCAGATGGTGTTCCAGGACCCGACGGCCTCCCTGGACCCGCGGATGAGGATCGGTGACAGCATCGCCGAGCCGCTCGTCGTCCAGCGCCGCGGCTCCAGGGCGGACCAGCGCGAGCGGCTCGCCACCGCTCTGTCCCTGGTCGGCCTCCACCCGGACCACGCCGAGCGGTACCCGCACGAGCTCTCCGGCGGCCAGAAGCAGCGCGCCGGCATCGCGCGCGCGCTGATCCTCGAGCCGGAGGTCATCATCTGCGACGAGGCCGTCTCCGCGCTCGATGTCGCGCTGCAGGCCGAGATCCTCGAGCTGCTCAAGCGCCTGCAGCGCGAGCTCGGCCTGTCCTACCTGTTCATCACCCACGATCTGGGTGTCGTCGCGAACGTGGCCGACCGCGTCGCCGTCATGTACCTCGGTCGACTGGCCGAGCTGGCGGACGTCGGATCGCTGATCGACCGGCCGCGACACCCCTACAGCGAAGCACTGATCTCCGCCCAGCCGCGGTTCGTCCCTGAGCCCGGCTGGGAGCGGATCGTGCTCAACGGCGACCTCCCGAGCCCTGCTGACCCACCCTCAGGATGCAGGTTCCGGACGCGTTGTCGCTACGTCGTCGAGAGGTGCGCAGCGGAGGAACCCCCGCTGCGTGAACTCTCCTCGGGCCAGTCCGCCGCCTGCCATCTGGGCGGAGAGCTGCACCTCCAAGGGCTCAAGGGCAACGGGACGGCTGCCACCCACGGCTCCGAGGAGCCGCCGCACCACCACGTCGCACCGACATTCGGGATAGCTCCCCAGAAAGGCTGA
- a CDS encoding ABC transporter ATP-binding protein codes for MNPRDAVAEPAGLRVIDGAGAPVAPLLDVRGLTVTLNPDSHPVTVVRDVSFAINPGEIVGMVGESGSGKSMTSLALLKLLPGIPHRVEGQAMFEGVDLVGARPKTMNRLRGNRISMVFQEPMTALDPVFTVGYQLAETVRAHRDISKKQARQLAIEMLDAVGIPLPARRADEYPHQLSGGMRQRVMVAIALICEPRLLIADEPTTAVDVTIQAQILELIRRLSREMGTAVLFITHDLGVVAELCEKVVTLYCGEAVEAGRAADVLASPRHPYTSALLQSIPRMEARHATLQLIPGRVPQLGHLPEGCLFHPRCAFATDECRSSAQVLHAAGDADRLVRCCRAEELDLPGSEAHA; via the coding sequence GTGAACCCGCGCGACGCCGTCGCCGAGCCGGCCGGACTACGGGTGATCGACGGGGCGGGCGCCCCGGTCGCGCCGCTGCTCGACGTCCGAGGCCTGACCGTCACGCTCAACCCGGACTCGCACCCGGTCACCGTCGTTCGCGATGTCAGCTTCGCCATCAACCCCGGCGAGATCGTCGGCATGGTGGGGGAGAGCGGCAGTGGCAAGAGCATGACCTCGCTGGCCCTGCTCAAGCTGCTGCCCGGCATCCCGCACCGCGTCGAGGGACAGGCGATGTTCGAGGGCGTCGACCTGGTGGGTGCCAGGCCCAAGACCATGAACCGGCTGCGCGGCAACCGGATCAGCATGGTCTTCCAAGAGCCGATGACCGCGCTCGACCCCGTGTTCACGGTGGGCTACCAGCTGGCGGAGACGGTCCGGGCGCACCGCGACATCTCCAAGAAGCAGGCACGCCAGCTGGCGATCGAGATGCTCGACGCCGTCGGCATCCCGCTGCCGGCCCGACGGGCCGATGAGTACCCCCACCAGCTGTCGGGAGGAATGCGGCAGCGGGTCATGGTCGCCATCGCCCTCATCTGCGAGCCGAGGCTGTTGATCGCCGACGAGCCGACGACGGCGGTCGATGTCACGATCCAGGCTCAGATCCTCGAGCTGATCAGGCGGCTGAGCCGAGAGATGGGCACTGCCGTCCTCTTCATCACCCACGATCTCGGTGTCGTCGCCGAGCTGTGCGAGAAGGTCGTCACCCTCTATTGCGGGGAGGCCGTCGAGGCCGGGCGAGCCGCCGACGTCCTCGCCTCGCCCCGACATCCGTACACCTCGGCGCTGCTGCAGTCGATCCCCAGGATGGAGGCACGCCATGCCACCCTGCAGCTGATCCCGGGCCGCGTGCCGCAGCTCGGGCATCTGCCGGAGGGCTGTCTGTTCCACCCGCGCTGTGCCTTCGCCACCGACGAATGTCGTTCCTCGGCCCAGGTGCTGCACGCCGCCGGTGACGCGGACCGGCTGGTGCGCTGCTGCCGCGCCGAGGAGCTCGACCTCCCCGGGAGTGAGGCACATGCGTGA
- a CDS encoding CaiB/BaiF CoA transferase family protein: MEPGTERALSGVRVVDLSQFEAGPAATQLLGWLGAEVIKVERPGGGEQGRRARRRPDGSDGLRWMLLNANKSSLTLDMKEPRGREVLEALLRKADVLVENFGPGAMERLGFSEERVAELNPALVYARVKGFGAGEFEGFVSVDPIAQATAGAMSLTGPPDGPPTKVGMNVADAGTALHAAVGILAALHHRTRTGLGQVVRVNLQDSVANMCRVAFAQPLETQVASARTGNSYNQSAPSGLYPCAPGGANDYCLIYTIITEPEGTRQWHGILRAMEREDLRDDARFATAAARRQHSDLVDELVSAWTRGRTKREVMRELLAQGVPAGAVNDTLEVIRDPDFIARDMVVEVEHPTQGPLTTVGMPITLTASPAPTAPAPELGAQTEAVLAGLLGLAAADIESLRAAGVV, translated from the coding sequence GTGGAACCAGGCACCGAGCGCGCGTTGTCCGGAGTTCGCGTGGTGGACCTGTCGCAGTTCGAGGCGGGCCCCGCGGCCACCCAGCTCCTGGGCTGGCTCGGCGCCGAGGTCATCAAGGTCGAACGACCTGGCGGTGGCGAGCAGGGCAGGCGCGCGCGCCGCCGTCCCGACGGGAGCGACGGACTTCGCTGGATGCTGCTCAACGCGAACAAGTCGTCGCTCACCTTGGACATGAAGGAGCCGCGCGGCCGCGAGGTCCTGGAGGCCCTGCTGCGCAAGGCGGACGTGCTGGTCGAGAACTTCGGTCCAGGGGCGATGGAGCGACTCGGGTTCTCGGAGGAGCGGGTCGCCGAGCTCAACCCGGCGCTGGTCTATGCGCGGGTGAAGGGCTTCGGAGCGGGCGAGTTCGAGGGCTTCGTCTCGGTGGACCCGATCGCGCAGGCCACGGCCGGGGCGATGAGTCTCACCGGTCCGCCGGACGGCCCGCCCACGAAGGTCGGCATGAACGTGGCGGACGCGGGCACCGCCCTGCACGCGGCGGTGGGGATCCTGGCCGCGCTGCACCACCGCACCCGAACCGGGCTGGGCCAGGTGGTCAGGGTCAATCTCCAGGACTCGGTCGCGAACATGTGCCGGGTCGCGTTCGCTCAGCCGCTCGAGACCCAGGTCGCCTCGGCGCGCACCGGGAACTCCTACAACCAGAGCGCTCCCTCGGGCCTGTATCCCTGCGCTCCCGGCGGCGCGAACGACTACTGCCTCATCTACACCATCATCACCGAGCCCGAGGGCACTCGTCAGTGGCACGGCATCTTGCGCGCGATGGAACGCGAGGATCTGCGCGACGATGCCCGCTTCGCGACGGCCGCCGCCCGCCGGCAGCACTCCGACCTCGTCGATGAGCTCGTCTCCGCCTGGACCCGCGGCCGGACCAAGCGCGAGGTGATGCGGGAGCTGCTGGCGCAGGGCGTTCCCGCCGGAGCCGTGAACGACACGCTCGAGGTGATCCGCGATCCCGACTTCATCGCCCGTGACATGGTCGTCGAGGTCGAGCATCCGACGCAGGGACCCCTGACGACCGTCGGCATGCCGATCACGCTGACAGCGTCGCCGGCGCCGACCGCGCCCGCCCCTGAGCTGGGCGCGCAGACCGAGGCCGTGCTGGCCGGTCTCCTCGGGCTCGCGGCAGCGGACATCGAGAGCCTGCGGGCCGCAGGAGTCGTCTGA
- a CDS encoding CaiB/BaiF CoA transferase family protein, translating to MSQDEGARAQAPLVGVKVIEFSAPGPVAHAARTLALLGADVVRVVRPGAGAPSAADSGRPYVELDLKQAADLALAQGLATRADVLIEGFRPGVMDRIGLGGPECCALNLGLVYVRVSGWGREGVLAQSAGHDLNYVATSGLLSIMAPAGGSGFVPPPILADIAGGAHQVVVAALSGLVRRAHGAGGVVDVALIDGAVALTAPFWARRERPVDQQPLERPFYRTYPTADGSDIAVACIEDKFYARFLEGLGLAGEDVPDRRDSANWPRLTALFGEIIAGRSRAEWITVFGALDACVSPVLSPEEARRDPHLVGRGLLPTTLSGRVEPPLPIRYDGAPPTGVDSAAARALDPGAVLSAWSHEQDPA from the coding sequence GTGAGCCAGGACGAGGGGGCACGCGCGCAGGCGCCGCTGGTGGGCGTGAAGGTCATCGAGTTCAGCGCGCCCGGGCCGGTCGCGCACGCCGCGCGCACCCTGGCTCTCCTCGGAGCCGACGTGGTGCGCGTGGTGCGACCGGGCGCCGGGGCGCCCTCGGCGGCCGACTCCGGTCGCCCCTACGTGGAGCTCGACCTGAAGCAGGCTGCGGATCTCGCCCTCGCTCAAGGGCTCGCCACCCGGGCGGACGTCCTGATCGAGGGCTTCCGACCCGGCGTGATGGACCGGATCGGCCTGGGCGGACCGGAGTGCTGTGCCCTCAACCTGGGGCTGGTCTACGTCCGCGTGTCCGGCTGGGGCCGGGAGGGCGTCCTCGCCCAGTCCGCCGGACACGACCTGAACTACGTGGCCACCTCGGGGCTGCTCTCCATCATGGCGCCGGCGGGCGGGAGCGGCTTCGTCCCGCCGCCCATCCTCGCGGACATCGCGGGCGGCGCGCACCAGGTGGTGGTGGCGGCCCTGAGCGGTCTGGTACGCCGGGCGCACGGCGCCGGCGGCGTCGTCGACGTCGCGCTGATCGACGGCGCGGTCGCCCTCACCGCCCCCTTCTGGGCGCGCCGCGAGCGGCCGGTCGACCAGCAGCCGCTCGAGCGCCCCTTCTACCGGACCTATCCCACGGCGGACGGCTCCGACATCGCCGTGGCCTGCATCGAGGACAAGTTCTATGCGCGCTTCCTCGAGGGCCTCGGGCTCGCCGGCGAGGACGTCCCGGATCGGCGGGACAGCGCGAACTGGCCGCGGCTGACCGCTCTCTTCGGCGAGATCATCGCCGGACGCTCGCGTGCGGAGTGGATCACCGTGTTCGGCGCGCTGGACGCCTGCGTCTCGCCGGTCCTGAGCCCCGAGGAGGCGCGGCGAGATCCGCACCTCGTGGGCCGGGGCCTCCTGCCGACGACGCTGTCCGGGCGGGTCGAGCCCCCGCTGCCCATCCGGTACGACGGCGCCCCGCCCACGGGCGTCGACAGCGCCGCGGCGCGTGCGCTGGATCCGGGCGCCGTACTGAGCGCCTGGTCGCACGAGCAGGACCCGGCCTGA
- a CDS encoding CaiB/BaiF CoA transferase family protein — translation MDEQALTGVRILDLTQFEAGPGATQLLAWLGAEVIKIEQPGIGEQGRTSSVSPGGADSQHWLHLNANKRSVTVNLATAEGQQLLHRLARTADVVVENFAPGVTARLAADYPTLADINPRLVYASIKGFGAGRWQDFPAFDPIGQAVGGALSITGEPDAVPMKPGPNLADTGTGLHAVIGILAALHQRARTERGQLIEVNLQDSIVNMSRMAFAKQADSGRPATRTGNRNLLRSAPSGLYPCAPGGPNDYCFIYTSRAPGRGHVQWVNLLDVIGRADLAGDPAYATPELRRDRADEIDAMIAAWTRTLPKLEVMETLARHGVPAGAVLDTCELATDPDLRARGMVFEIEHPERGSIQLVGMPIRMSDSPTTYVAPPLLGAHTDEVLGAALGMSGDELAQLRAKGVL, via the coding sequence ATGGACGAGCAGGCGCTGACGGGCGTCCGGATCCTGGACCTCACGCAGTTCGAGGCCGGGCCGGGTGCCACCCAGCTGCTGGCCTGGCTGGGCGCGGAGGTGATCAAGATCGAGCAGCCGGGCATCGGCGAGCAGGGGCGGACGTCGTCGGTCTCGCCTGGGGGAGCCGACTCCCAGCACTGGCTGCACCTGAACGCGAACAAGCGCAGCGTCACGGTGAATCTCGCGACCGCCGAGGGCCAGCAGCTCCTGCACCGTCTCGCGCGCACGGCCGACGTCGTCGTCGAGAACTTCGCTCCGGGCGTGACGGCCCGACTGGCGGCCGACTACCCCACCCTCGCAGACATCAACCCCCGCCTGGTCTACGCCTCGATCAAGGGCTTCGGAGCAGGTCGTTGGCAGGACTTCCCGGCGTTCGACCCCATCGGGCAGGCGGTCGGAGGTGCGCTGAGCATCACCGGCGAGCCCGACGCGGTCCCGATGAAGCCCGGGCCCAACCTCGCCGACACCGGGACCGGGCTGCACGCGGTCATCGGCATCCTGGCGGCTCTCCATCAGCGCGCCCGCACCGAGCGCGGCCAGCTCATCGAGGTCAACCTGCAGGACTCCATCGTCAACATGTCGCGGATGGCCTTCGCGAAGCAGGCCGACAGTGGCCGGCCGGCGACCCGGACGGGCAACCGCAACCTGCTGCGCAGTGCGCCTTCCGGCCTGTACCCGTGCGCGCCGGGCGGACCCAATGACTACTGCTTCATCTACACCTCGCGCGCGCCGGGGCGTGGCCACGTCCAGTGGGTCAACCTGCTCGACGTGATCGGCCGCGCAGACCTGGCCGGAGACCCGGCGTACGCCACGCCGGAGCTGCGGCGTGACCGGGCCGACGAGATCGACGCGATGATCGCGGCCTGGACGAGGACGCTTCCGAAGCTCGAGGTCATGGAGACCCTCGCCAGGCATGGTGTGCCCGCCGGCGCGGTACTGGACACCTGCGAGCTGGCCACCGATCCGGACCTGCGCGCACGGGGCATGGTGTTCGAGATCGAGCATCCCGAGCGGGGGAGCATCCAGCTGGTCGGCATGCCGATCCGGATGAGCGACTCGCCCACGACGTACGTCGCCCCGCCCCTGTTGGGCGCCCATACCGACGAGGTGCTCGGCGCCGCGCTCGGGATGTCGGGCGACGAGCTCGCGCAGCTGCGGGCGAAGGGCGTGCTGTGA
- a CDS encoding NAD(P)H-dependent flavin oxidoreductase, whose product MSPLQERIGARSMVFGFSQDKEVVAALARAGGVGILGAKRRTRQQLRAELSWIRDHADGGAYGVNLVFRSGGGSLPAPLPQRHLDFVAQLQRRFDIPAGSTEGSPHLDPTRGSIPELVEESVAGGARMVVSGLGVPEPEVRDLIRAGDVLYGATVGSPRHVKHHRAVGADFLVAQGSEAAGHVGSISTMVLVPQVVDAAGGLPVLAAGGVGDPRQVRAALALGAVGVWLGSTLLTTTESGLPAVLRRRLLAATSDDARLTRALTGQDERALRSAWTDAWQEDGAPPPLQPPLQAQLVHDTLVRIIDHELEALASVAVGEVVGMMAAEETVADLVERLGAGFDGPERA is encoded by the coding sequence ATGAGCCCGCTGCAGGAGCGGATCGGCGCGCGGTCCATGGTCTTCGGGTTCAGTCAGGACAAGGAGGTCGTCGCGGCGCTCGCCCGGGCGGGCGGCGTCGGCATCCTCGGGGCGAAGCGGCGGACTCGGCAGCAGCTGCGCGCCGAGCTCTCCTGGATCCGCGACCACGCCGACGGCGGGGCGTACGGCGTCAACCTCGTCTTCCGCTCCGGTGGCGGCTCCTTGCCCGCTCCACTGCCGCAGCGACACCTGGACTTCGTGGCGCAGCTGCAGCGTCGCTTCGACATCCCGGCCGGCTCGACCGAGGGCTCCCCCCACCTGGACCCGACCCGCGGCTCGATCCCCGAGCTGGTCGAGGAGTCGGTCGCCGGCGGCGCGCGGATGGTCGTGAGCGGTCTCGGTGTTCCCGAGCCGGAGGTGCGGGACCTGATCCGCGCCGGCGATGTCCTGTACGGCGCCACGGTGGGCTCGCCCCGCCACGTCAAGCACCACCGGGCCGTCGGCGCCGACTTCCTGGTCGCGCAGGGCTCCGAGGCAGCCGGCCACGTCGGCTCCATCTCGACCATGGTGCTGGTGCCGCAGGTGGTCGACGCAGCCGGAGGTCTACCGGTCCTCGCGGCTGGCGGGGTCGGAGACCCGCGTCAGGTGCGCGCGGCTCTCGCCCTCGGGGCCGTCGGGGTATGGCTCGGCTCGACACTGCTCACGACGACGGAGAGCGGGCTGCCCGCGGTGCTGCGCCGCCGGCTGCTCGCGGCGACGTCCGACGACGCCCGCCTGACCCGGGCTCTCACCGGACAGGACGAGCGTGCGCTGCGCTCGGCGTGGACCGATGCGTGGCAGGAGGACGGAGCCCCGCCGCCGCTGCAGCCGCCGCTGCAGGCACAGCTCGTTCACGACACCCTGGTGCGGATCATCGACCACGAGCTCGAGGCGCTGGCCAGCGTCGCGGTCGGCGAGGTCGTCGGCATGATGGCGGCCGAGGAGACCGTGGCGGATCTCGTCGAGCGGCTGGGCGCCGGTTTCGACGGACCCGAACGCGCATAG